The following is a genomic window from Streptomyces lincolnensis.
TGCCTGCTACCGGTCCCGCTTCGCGCCGAGCAGCACGGTGTCGCGACCGTCCTCCTCGGCGAGCTGGACCTTGACCGTCTCCCGCAACGACGTGGGGAGGTTCTTGCCGACGTAGTCGGCGCGGATGGGCAGTTCGCGGTGGCCCCGGTCGACGAGGACCGCCAGCTGGACCGCGCGCGGGCGCCCGATGTCGTTCAGGGCGTCGAGGGCGGCGCGGATGGTGCGGCCGGAGAAGAGCACGTCGTCGACGAGGACGACCAGCCGGCCGTCGATGCCGTCACCGGGAATGTCCGTGCGGGCCAGCGCGCGCGGCGGGTGCATGCGCAGGTCGTCGCGGTACATGGTGATGTCGAGCGAGCCGACCGGGATCTGTCGTTCGGTGATCTGCTCCAGCTTGGCGGCGAGCCGCTGGGCGAGGAAGACGCCCCGGGTCGGAATGCCGAGGAGCACGACGTCGTCGGCGCCCTTGGCGCGTTCGACGATCTCGTGGGCGATGCGGGTCAGCACGCGTGCGATGTCGGGGCCCTCGAGAACGGGCCGCGCGTCGGACGGCTGTGCGTCCCGCTGGTTGTCCTGCGGATTGTCCTGCTGCGTGTCCATACGAAACGGACCTCCTTCTCCGCCTCACGGGACGGACCTTAAAGGACGTCGGATTTGCGCCATCCACGGTAGCAGGCCCGCGCGACACCGCAGATCACCCCCCTGGCGCCCCGCGGTCACCCCTTTGGCCCAACCCGTCACCGATACCACGGAAGAGTCGGTGCGGACCATTCGGCTTGACGCGGCAGAGTAACGCTGCGTAACCTCACAGTGAGTTACCAGCCGCGCGGCATGCACACAGCCGGCCGCGTCGACACAGTGCCGGGGAGCTATATGTCCAGCGAATACGCCAAACAGCTCGGGGCCAAGCTCCGGGCCATCCGCACCCAGCAGGGCCTTTCCCTCCACGGTGTCGAGGAGAAGTCCCAGGGACGCTGGAAGGCGGTTGTGGTCGGGTCGTACGAGCGCGGTGACCGCGCCGTGACCGTGCAGCGCCTTGCCGAGCTGGCGGATTTCTACGGGGTCCCCGTGCAGGAGCTGCTGCCGGGCACCACGCCGGGCGGTGCCGCCGAGCCGCCGCCGAAGCTGGTCCTCGACCTGGAGCGCCTGGCCCACGTGCCGGCCGAGAAGGCGGGCCCGCTCCAGCGCTACGCGGCCACGATCCAGTCGCAGCGCGGTGACTACAACGGCAAGGTGCTCTCGATCCGCCAGGACGACCTGCGCACCCTCGCCGTCATCTACGACCAGTCGCCCTCGGTCCTCACCGAGCAGCTGATCAGCTGGGGCGTGCTGGACGCGGACGCGCGCCGTGCGGTGGCGTCCCACGAGGAGAGCTGAGCCGCTCCCCACCTCAGCAGAAACGTACCGCCGGGGTGGCCGGAACCCATTGGGTTCCGGCCACCCCGGCGGTTTTTGGTACGTGGCGCGAGTCGCCCCGTGCGGGACGCGCGGCGGTGTCGCCGACCGACTCCCCCACAGAGGCGTCACCGGCCGCACAGGGCCCCCTGGCGCCCGTCTGCCGCACCCACCGCGGCGCCGCGTCCCGGCGGCACCCGGCGGAGGTAGGACCCGTCCGGCGGACGGGTCCTAGTCGCGACGCAGCGAGGCCTTGAGGTCCTTGAGGCGGCCGAGCAGACCGTTGACGAACGAAGGGGACTCGTCCGTGGAGAACTCCTTCGCCAGTTGCACCATCTCGTCGAGTACGACGGCGTCGGGCGTCTCGTCCACCCAGATCAGCTCGTAGGCGCCCAGGCGCAGGATGTTGCGGTCGACGACAGGCATCCGGTCCAGCGTCCAGCCGACGGAGTACTGCGCGATGAGCTCGTCGATGCGCTTCGCGTGTACCGCGTAGCCCTCGACCAGTTGCATCGTGTACTCGCTGACCGGCGGCTGCCGGGTGTCCTCCCGGGAGAGCCGGATCCAGTCCGCGAGGACCGTCAGCACGTCGGCGTCGCGCTGGTCGCCCTCGAAGAGGATCTGGAAGGCACGCTTGCGGGCCGTGTTGCGGGCAGCCACGGTTAGCTGTTCACCCGGCCGAGGTAGTCGCTCGTGCGGGTGTCGACCTTGATCTTCTCACCGGTGGTGATGAAGAGCGGGACGTTGATCTGGTGACCGGTCTCCAGGATGGCGGGCTTGGTGCCGCCGGTGGAGCGGTCGCCCTGGACGCCCGGCTCGGTCTCCTGCACGACGAGCTCGACGGCGGCCGGCAGCTCGACGAAGAGCACCTCGCCCTCGTGCTGCGCCACGGTGGCCGTGAAGCCCTCGATCAGGAAGTTGGCGGCGTCGCCGACGGCCTTGCGGTCGACCATGAGCTGGTCGTAGGTCTCCATGTCCATGAAGACGAAGTACTCGCCGTCCATGTAGGAGAACTGCATGTCGCGCTTGTCAATCGTGGCCGTTTCGACCTTGACGCCGGCGTTGAAGGTCTTGTCGACGACCTTGCCGGAGAGCACGTTCTTGAGCTTGGTGCGCACGAAGGCCGGGCCCTTGCCGGGCTTGACGTGCTGGAACTCGACGACGGACCACAGCTGGCCGCCATCGAGCTTGAGCACCAGGCCGTTCTTGAGGTCGTTCGTGGAAGCCACGGTTGCGGAATCTCCTGGACTGACGTGGACGACCCCGGCGCACGCACCTGTCTAAAGGGCGAGCAGCTCCTTGGTCGTGATGGTGAGTAGCTCGGGTCCGCCGTCCGCCTCGGGGCGGACGACGAGCGTGTCATCGATCCGGACGCCGCCCCGGCCCGGGAGGTGGACCCCGGGTTCGACGGTGACCGGCACGCAAGCGTCCAGTTTACCCATGGCCGCGGGGGCCAACTGCGGGTCCTCCTCGATTTCGAGCCCCACACCGTGCCCCGTCAGTGCCACAAGGCCCTCCCCGTACCCGGCGGAGTCCAGTACCTGACGGGCCGCGCGGTCCACGTCGCGGTAGGCGACGCCGGGTGCCAGCGCCTCGCGCCCGGCCCGCTGGGCAGCGAAGACGAGGTCGTACAGCTCGATCTGCCAGTCCGCCGGGGACGTACCGATGACGAAGGTACGGCCGATCTCGCAGCGGTAGCCGCGGTAGGTGGCGCCGAGGCAGACGGAAAGGAAGTCACCCTCCTCGACCCGGCGGTCGGTGGGCCGGTGGGCCCGCTTGCCGGAGTTCGGGCCGGTGGCCACGGAGGTGGCGAAGGCGGGGCCGTCCGCGCCGTGGTCGACGAGGCGGCGCTCCAGCTCCAGGGCGAGGTGGCGTTCCGTGCGGCCCACGAGGATGGATTCGAGCAGCTCGCCCAGGGCCTGGTCGGCGATCTCGGCGCCGATGCGGAGGCAGGAGATCTCCTCCTCGTCCTTGACCACCCTGAGCTGTTCGACGGCGCCGCCCAGGTCGGCGAGGCGCAGCCGGGGAGCGACGGAGGCGAGGGCGCGGTGCCGGGTCACGGTGAGGTGGTGTTCCTCCACGGCCAGGGCGTCGGCGCCCTGCGCGGCGGCCAGGTCGGCCGCGGCGACGGCCGGATCGCCGGCGGGCTCGGCCAGGATGTGCAGCGCCAGTGTGTCGTCGGGGCGCCACGGGGAGGCCCGGTCGTCCGGGGGGCCGGCGCAGACCAGCAGGTCCTGGCGGCGGCCGAGCAGGAGGACCGCGTCCTGCGGGGCCGCGCCCGCGAGGTAGCGGACGTTGGCGGGACGGGTCACGACCGCTGCCGCGCTGCCGGCCGCGTGACAGCGTTCCCGGAGACGGTCTCGGCGGGCTGCGTACACCTCTGACATGAGATGAGCGTAGGAGCTCCGCAGGTGAGGCGCGTGTTGAGAGAGGCCGAGTGGGGGCGGTACCGCTCGGGGCGCGGGGCTCCCGTCGCCTCGGCTACCAGTTCGGTGGGCTCGCTATCGACCGTGCCAGGACGTCGTCCAGGATCTGCGCGGTCTGGGGCACGTCCATCTGGGAGTTGTCGATGATGGGGAGACCGGAGCCGTACCAGCCGGCCATGCGGCCGTGGATGCGGGCGACCTCTTCGTCGGTGAGACGGCGGTTGCCGGAGCGTTCGGCGTTGCGCTCCAGGACGATCTCCAGGCCGGGGAGGAGGACGACCGGGAGGAGGCCCGGGCCGACGTGGCGCTTCCAGCCGCCGAGGCCGACGACCGGGCGGTCGGGGAAGACGGCGTCGTCGAGGATGCAGGAGATGCCGTTGGCCAGGAAGTTGCGCGCGGCGAAGCCGCAGGTGCGGCGGGCGAGGCGGTACTGGGCCTCGGAGTGGTCGTTCCACCCGGACTGGGGGTCGGCGAAGCCCGAGCGGACCCATTCGCGCACGTCGTCGAGGCTGATGTGGGCGGTGGGGACCCGGCGGTGGTCCGCCCAGTACTTGGCGACGCTGGTCTTGCCGGCACCCGCGGGGCCGATGAGCAGGACCGCGAGGGTGGTGGCGGCCGGATCGGGGGACGCTGTCGCGGGCGGTGCGCTGGGGACGCCGACCGGACCGCCGGGCGGCAGCGGGACGTGCCCTGTGGTGTCCGGAGCCGGGGGTGCGGGGGCGGGCGGCGGAGCGGGGGCCGCGGGTGCTCCGGTGAAGCCCGGGGCGGGAGGCGGCGGGGGCACGGGGGCCGGTCCCTGGTGTGTGCCCGGGTGATGCGGACCCGGGTGGTGTGCGGCCGGCGACCAGCCGGTGGCCGGTCCGTGCCCCGGCTGATGGGGCGGCGGCAGCGGAGAACCCACTGCGTGCTGCATCCGGTGCCACTCCGTCTCGTACAGGCGATGGGCGCTGACAACGGGAAACGTACCCCGCTCGTTACCGAACGGTACCGCCCCCGGCCGTCATTTGGTGAAACGGCCGAGGGCGGTCCGAAGTGCCCAACCCGCAGGGCGAATCGGGCGGAAGCCGCACCTCGGGATCTACTCTCCGACCTCGCCGTAGGCGGCGAGGAGGACGGCCGGGTCGGGGCCTTCCAGCACGGTCGGCTTCGCCAGTCCGTCCAGCACGATGAACCGCAGCAGATCACCGCGGGACTTCTTGTCGACCTTCATGTTCTGGAGCAGCTTGGGCCACTGGTCGTAGCGGTAGTGCAGCGGCAGACCGACCGACTCCAGGACTGTGCGGTGACGGTCCGCCGTGGCGTCGTCCAACCGGCCCGCGACACGGCCGAGTTCGGCCGCGAAGTGCATGCCCACGGCGACGGCGGCGCCGTGCCGCCACTTGTACCGCTCGTTCTTCTCGATGGCGTGGGCCAGCGTGTGACCGTAGTTGAGGATCTCCCGCAGCCCCGACTCCTTCAGGTCCGCGGAGACGACCTCGGCCTTGACCCGGATGGCCCGCTCGATGAGCTCGGAGGTGTGCGGGCCCGCAGGGGTACGCGCGGCCTCGGGGTCGGACTCGATGAGCTCCAGGATCACCGGATCCGCGATGAAGCCGGCCTTGATGATCTCCGCGAGTCCGGAGACGTAGTCGTTGACCGGCAGGGAATCCAGCGCGGCCAGGTCGCACAGCACACCGGCCGGCGGGTGGAAGGCACCGACGAGGTTCTTGCCCTCGGCGGTGTTGATGCCGGTCTTGCCGCCGACGGCCGCGTCCACCATCGCCAGGACGGTGGTGGGGATCGCGATCCAGCGCACGCCGCGCAGCCAGGTCGCGGCCACGAACCCGGCCAGGTCGGTGGTCGCGCCCCCGCCGACGCCCACGACGACGTCGGTGCGGGTGAAGCCGGACTGGCCGAGCGCCTTCCAGCAGTAGGCGGCGACCTCGGCGGTCTTGGCCTCCTCGGCGTTGGGTACCTGGATGGCGACCGTCTCGAAGCCCTGCCCGGCGAGGTCGGCCCGCAGCGCCTCACCGGTCTCGGCCAGCGCCTCGGGGTGAATGACCGCGACCCGCTTGGCCTTGGGACCGATCAACGCGCCGAGCTCGCCCAGGAGTTGACGGCCCACCAGGACCTCGTACGGCTCGCTGCCCGCGGTGCCGCCGACCTGGATCCGCGTCGCTGCCTCGCTCATGCTTCCTTCAACTCCAGTGCGTCCAGGGCGGCTTGGGTGACTTCTTCGGGCGTACGGCCGTCCGTGGCGACGACCGCCGTGGCGATCGCCTCGTACAGGGGCCGCCGTGCCTCCATCAGCTCGCGCCACTGCCGGCGCGGGTTGACCGCGAGCAGCGGACGAGCGGCGTTGAGTCCGGTGCGCTGGACCGCCTCCTCCACGTCCATCGAGAGGTAGACGACCCGCTGCCCGGCGAGGAGCGCGCGCGTGTCCTCGTCGAGGATCGAGCCGCCGCCGAGGGCGAGGACACCGTCGTGCTCGGTGAGCGCCTTGCGCACGGCGGCCTTCTCGATCGCCCGGAAGACCGGCTCACCCTCGTCGACGAAGATCTCGGCGATGGTCCGGCCCTGCTCGGAGACGATGTCGTCGTCCGTGTCCCGGTAGCCGACGCCCAGCCGCGCGGCCAGCAGCTGTCCGACGGTGGACTTGCCCACGCCCATCGGACCGACCAGCACCACCTGCGGACGGGTCATCGGATGGCCAGGTTCTCGAGGTACGACCGGACGTTCCGGCGGGTCTCGGGAACCGAGTCGCCACCGAACTTCTCCGCCACCGCGTCCGCGAGGACCAGGGCGACCATGGCCTCGGCGACGATGCCCGCGGCGGGCACCGCGGAGACGTCGGAGCGCTGGTGGTGGGCCTGGGTGGCCTCACCGGTGGTGACGTCCACGGTCTGCAGGGCGCGCGGGACGGTCGCGATCGGCTTCATCGCGGCACGTACGCGCAGCAGTTCGCCCGTGCTCAGACCGCCCTCGGTGCCGCCGGAGCGGCCGGAGACGCGGCGGATGCCCTCGGGGGTGTTGACGATCTCGTCGTGCGCCTTGGAACCGGGCACCCGCGCCAGCTCGAAACCGTCCCCGAGCTCGACGCCCTTGATGGCCTGGATACCCATGAGCGCACCGGCCAGGCGGGCGTCCAGCTTGCGGTCCCAGTGCACATGCGAGCCGAGGCCCACCGGGACGCCGTAGGCCAGGATCTCGACCACGCCGCCCAGGGTGTCACCGTCCTTGTGGGCCTGGTCGACTTCGGCCACCATCGCCTTCGACGTGTCCGCATCCAGGCAGCGCAGCGGGTCGGCGTCCAGCTTCTCGACGTCGGCCGGGGTCGGGTACACCCCCTGCGGGGCCTTCACGGAGCACAGCTCCACGACATGGCTGACGATCTCGATGCCGGCCGTCTCCTTGAGGTACGACCGGGCCACCGCGCCCAGCGCCACACGCGCCGCGGTCTCGCGGGCGGAGGCGCGCTCCAGGATCGGGCGGGCCTCGTCGAAGCCGTACTTCTGCATGCCCGCGAGGTCGGCGTGGCCGGGGCGCGGGCGGGTCAGCGGGGCATTGCGGGCCAGGCCCGCCAGGATCTCCGGGTCGACCGGGTCGGCCGCCATCACCTGATCCCACTTGGGCCACTCCGTGTTGCCCACCATCACCGCGACCGGCGAACCCAGCGTCAGACCATGCCGCACACCGCCGAGGAAGGTGACCTCGTCGCGCTCGAACTTCATCCGCGCACCGCGCCCATAACCGAGCCGGCGCCGGGCCAGATGGTCCGCCACCATCTCCGTGGTGATCGGCACGCCGGCCGGAAGGCCCTCCAGCGTCGCCACGAGTGCGGGACCGTGGGACTCCCCCGCGGTCAGCCAGCGCAACCTGCTCAACGGTGCTCCTCAGTGCTCGCGCCCTCGTACTGCCCTGCGTACGCGCGTCCTCGCGTACGGCAACGGCGCGACCAGGTGCGCGGCCCCGGCCCGCCACCTACGATCCTCCCACGTCCGGCGGTCGAGGCAGGCCGCCGGTCCAGCAGACGGACGCGGCGGTGGAAGCGCGCGGCTCAGCGAGCGGCCAGCGCCTGCTCCCCCGCCTTCCGCATGGCACCGACCGGCGCCGGAGTCCGCCCCGTCATCTGCTCCACCTGAAGCACGGCCTGGTGGACGAGCAGATCAAGTCCGCTGACCACGGCGCCGCCGTACGCCGACCAGCGGGCCGCCAGTGCGGTCGGCCAGGGGTCGTAGAGCACGTCGAACAGAGTGGCGGGCCGTTCCGGTACGAGGGAGGACAGCGCGTCGGTGGCACCGGCCGGGGTGGTGGCGACGACGAGCGGGGCGCGCAGGGCCTCGGCGGCGTCCGCCCAGTCGGCGGTGCGCACGTCCATGTCGAGCCGCTCGCCCCACTGCCGCATCTCGGCGGCGCGGGCCTCGCTGCGGACGTACACGACGACTTCGCCGGTGCAGATCCGGGCCAGCGCGGCCAGGGCGGAGGAGGCGGTGGCGCCGGCTCCGAGGACGGCCGCCGAGTCGACCTGCTCGATGCCGTGTTCCCGCAGGGCGGCGACCATGCCGGGGATGTCGGTGTTGTCGCCGACGCGGCGGCCGTCCTCCGTGAACACCACGGTGTTGACCGCCTCGACCGAGGCCGCCGTCTCGGTGATCTCGTCCAGCAGCGGGATGACGGCCCGCTTCAGTGGCATGGTCACCGACAGCCCGGCCCACTGCGGTCCGAGGTCCGCGAAGAACCCCGGCAGGGCCGCCTCGTCGACCTCGAAGCGGTCGTACGACCAGTCCGTGAGGCCCAGCTCCTCGTAGGCGGCGCGGTGCAGCACCGGCGAGAGGGAGTGGGCGATGGGCTTGCCCAGCACCGCGGCCCGAATTTCACGGACATTCCCGGACATCATCACACCATTCACTGCGCTTCTCCGACCGGCTCAAGGTACCCCACCGGGCCAGGCGTGATGCCGCCAACATCATCCCCGCCTCTTGTGACGTCCACCCACCGCGTATGTCATGACCATGCATACGAATCCGCGACGACACGAGGTGAACAACAGATGCGCAGAAGCATGGCGGCACTCGGCACCGGCCTGGCATTCGCGCTGGCCTTCAGCGCCTCCGGGCCGGCGCAGGCCTCCACGAAGCCCGACGGTCTCATCGAGTGCTACACCGACGGCGCCTACGGCTCTCTGTTCTGGGACGGCTTCAAGGTCGGAACCACCGGTGAGGTGAACATCAGCCTGGGCCTCAGCGACATCGCGTCCGACGGCCACCACCCCGAGATCCGACTGGTCACCGAGTACTACAGCGGCGACAAGCACTACTGGCCGTGGCGCGCCTACTACGACGGATCCGGCTCGGGTTACACCTGGCACACCTACGCCAAGGACTCGGACGGTATGTACGAGATCGGCGTCCAGGTCGCCAACTTCGAGGGCAACAGGCTGCTGAACAGCAAGACCTGCTGGTAGGAGACGCCGACGACCACGGGAGGGCCCAGGGCACCCGCCCCGGATCCTCCCGTGGTCAGCCGTTGTTCCTCGACGCGTTGAACTCCTGCACGAGCTTGTCGTGCTCGGCGAGCGTCTTGGTGAACTTGCTGGTCTTGCCGTCCAGGGAGATGAAGTAGTACCAGCCGTCGCTCGTCGGGTTGAGCGCACCCTTGAGCGCGTCCTCGCCGGGGTTGTCGATCGGGCCGGGCGGCAGGCCTTTGTAGAAGTACGTGTTGTAGCGGTTGTCGTACTGGCGCAGTTCGGCGATGGTCAGGTCGATCTTGCTCTGGTTCTTGATGTAGTTGTACGTGGAGTCGAACTCCAGCATGCCGTTGGTCTGCGGGTTTCCGGGCTTGAGCCGGTTGTAGACGACCTCGGCCATCTTGCGGAAGTCGTCGTGGCTGGTGCCCTCGGCCTGCGCCAGGCTGGCCACGGTGAGCAGTTGCCAGGGCCCGTCGAGACCCAGGTTCTCGGCCTTCTTCTCCAGGCCGAGCTCCTCGTACTTCGCGGTCGCCCGGGAGACCATGTCCTTCAGGACGCTCTCCGGCTTCTCGCCCTTGCTGGCCGCGTAGGCGGAGGGGTAGAGGAATCCTTCCAGCGGGTCCTTCAGGTTGGGCTGGTCGAGCGCCCAGTCGGGCAGCCCCAGGTCCTTGTACTTCTCCTTCGCGGCCTTCGCCGTCGTGCCCTTCGCCAGTTCGAGGCGCTTGTCGATCTCCGCGTAGACCGCAGAGTTGCGCTGGCCCTCACTGACGATCAGGTTGTTCTGGCTCTTCGGGTCGAGCATCAGCTCCACCGCGCTCTCGGCGGACATCTCCTTGTTCAGCAGATACGAGCCGGCCTGGATCTTGGCCGACTCGTTGTTCTGCGCGAACGCGGACACGAAGGCGTCGACGCTCTTGACGACCCCCGCCGCCTTGAGCAGCCGCCCGATCTCGGCACCACCCGCGCCCGTCGGCACCGAGACGGGCACCGTCTCGCCGGTGCCGTCGCCCGCGAAGTCCGGCGCCGAGCCGAAACGATTTTGGTAGAACTGGTAGCCGAAGTAGCCGACCCCGCCCACACCGCCGGCGAAGATCACGGTCAGCACCAGGCAGGCGCATCCGCTGCGCCGCTTCTTCGGTTTCTTGCCGCCACGACCGCGGGGGGCGTCACGGTCGTCCCGGGGGTCGTCCGTGTCGTCATCGTCGTCGGCGCCCGAGAAGAAGGCGTGTTCGCCCTGGTCGGGTCCGGGATCCCAGTCGGTCCGCGGCGGTTCCGGCTCGGCCTGCCGACGGCTGGGCGGCTCCGGGGGCGGGTAGGCGTCCGGGGTGCCGTAGTAGTCGGGCTGGTCACCGCCGTACGACGCGTTCTGCTGGCCGTACGGGTCCGACGGGTCGGTGTACTGGACATGCGTGCCCGAGCCCCAGGTGCCGTTGTCGTACTGCTGCTGGGGCTGGGCCGCGTACTGCTGGTCGTACTGTTGCTGGTCGTACTGCTGACCGTTGTGCTGCTGACCGTTGTACTGCTGCTGGTACTGCTGCTCGCCGTACTGCTGCTGGTACTGCTGGTGCGGGTCGTGCTGCTGCGCCTGACCGTAGGCGGCCTGCTGGCCGTCACCCCAGCCACCGTTGTCGTACTGCGGCTGCTGCGGCTGCTCCGGATAGTGCTGCGGCTGGCCGCCGTAGGGCGACTGCTGGCCCTCCTGGGCCTGCTGTCCGCCCCATCCGCCGTCCCCGTACAACGGGTCCTCCGGATGCCACGGTTCGGAGCCTTGGCCCCGGCCATACTCAGTCATCAAACCCCTAGAGCCGCGAGGGGGGCGGCTGCCCGCTACACGGCCTGGGCACCGTCCCGCCTCTCTTTGTGCAGCAGCTGTTCGAATGCCGCCACATCGCGCGCGGAACGTTACCGTATCGCGATCAGATGACCACTTCGACGCGTTCGCCGACTGCTTTACCTGACACTCGTTCGGATTCCAGCGCCTGTTGGAGGATGATCACGGCGGCAGCCTGGTCGATGACCGATCTGCCCTTCTTGGATTTCACACCCGAGGCGCGCAGTCCCTGACTGGCCGTCACGGTCGTCATCCGCTCGTCGAGGAGTCGCACCGGTACCGGGGCGATGCCCTTGGCGAGCTCCTGGACGAAGCCGCGGACCTTGGCCGCGGCCGGGCCCTCGCCCCCCTTGAGAGAGCGAGGGAGTCCGACGACGACCTCGATCGGCTCGTACTCCTCGACCAGCTGCCTCAGCCGGCGGTGGGCTGCCGGGACATCCCGCCCGGGCACCGTCTCGACCGGTGTGGCGAGGATCCCGTCGGGATCGCACGAGGCGACCCCGATGCGGGCGTCCCCCACGTCGATCGCGAGCCGACGACCTCTGCGCATTACTTGGCCGTCTCCGCGACCAAGCGCTCCACCGCGTCGACGGCCTCGCCGACCGCCGCCGGGTTCTGGCCGCCGCCCTGGGCGACGTCCGGCTTGCCGCCACCGCCGCCGCCGAGGGTCTTGGCGGCCGTGCGGACCAGGTCACCGGCCTTCAGGCCGCGCTCGCGGGCGGCCTCGTTGGTGGCGATGACCGTCAGCGGCTTGCCGTTGCCGACCGCGAAGAGGGCCACGACCGCGGCGCGTCCGCCCTGAATGCGGCCCCGCACGTCGAGGACCAGCCTGCGCAGGTCGTCGGCGGTCGTGCCGTCCGGGACCTGGCCGGTGACGACGGCCACGCCGTGGACGTCCTTGGCGGACTCGGCGAGACCGGCCGCGGCCTGGAGGACCTTCTCGGCCCGGAACTTCTCGATCTCCTTCTCGGCGTCCTTGAGCTTGCCGAGCATGGCGGAGACCTTCTCCGGGAGCTCCTCCGGACGGCCCTTGATCAGCTCCTGGAGCTGGGCGACGACCGTGTGCTCACGGGCGAGGAAGTTGTAGGCGTCGACACCGACGAGCGCCTCGATACGGCGGACCCCCGAGCCGATCGACGACTCGCCGAGCAGCTTGACCAGGCCCAGCTGGGCGGTGTTGTGCACGTGGGTGCCGCCGCACAGTTCCTTGGAGAAGTCGCCGATGGTGACCACGCGGACGCGGTCGCCGTACTTCTCGCCGAACTCGGCGATGGCGCCCTGCTTCTTGGCCTCGTCGATGCCCATGACGTCGGCGCGGACGTCCAGGTCGCGGGCGAGCACCTCGTTGATCTTCTGCTCGACATCGGTCATCACGGCCGTCGGGACGGCGGACGGGGAGCCGAAGTCGAAACGGAAGCGGCCGGGCTGGTTCTCGGAACCGGCCTGGGCGGCCGTCGGGCCGAGCGCGTCGCGCAGGGCCTGGTGGGTGAGGTGGGTGGCCGAGTGGGCGCGGGCGATGGCCGTGCGACGGCGGGCGTCGATCGAGGCGTGGGCCTTGGCGCCGACGGTGACCTCGCCGAACTGCACGACGCCCTTGTGGACGTACACGCCGGG
Proteins encoded in this region:
- the ruvX gene encoding Holliday junction resolvase RuvX, translated to MRRGRRLAIDVGDARIGVASCDPDGILATPVETVPGRDVPAAHRRLRQLVEEYEPIEVVVGLPRSLKGGEGPAAAKVRGFVQELAKGIAPVPVRLLDERMTTVTASQGLRASGVKSKKGRSVIDQAAAVIILQQALESERVSGKAVGERVEVVI
- the mltG gene encoding endolytic transglycosylase MltG, with the translated sequence MTEYGRGQGSEPWHPEDPLYGDGGWGGQQAQEGQQSPYGGQPQHYPEQPQQPQYDNGGWGDGQQAAYGQAQQHDPHQQYQQQYGEQQYQQQYNGQQHNGQQYDQQQYDQQYAAQPQQQYDNGTWGSGTHVQYTDPSDPYGQQNASYGGDQPDYYGTPDAYPPPEPPSRRQAEPEPPRTDWDPGPDQGEHAFFSGADDDDDTDDPRDDRDAPRGRGGKKPKKRRSGCACLVLTVIFAGGVGGVGYFGYQFYQNRFGSAPDFAGDGTGETVPVSVPTGAGGAEIGRLLKAAGVVKSVDAFVSAFAQNNESAKIQAGSYLLNKEMSAESAVELMLDPKSQNNLIVSEGQRNSAVYAEIDKRLELAKGTTAKAAKEKYKDLGLPDWALDQPNLKDPLEGFLYPSAYAASKGEKPESVLKDMVSRATAKYEELGLEKKAENLGLDGPWQLLTVASLAQAEGTSHDDFRKMAEVVYNRLKPGNPQTNGMLEFDSTYNYIKNQSKIDLTIAELRQYDNRYNTYFYKGLPPGPIDNPGEDALKGALNPTSDGWYYFISLDGKTSKFTKTLAEHDKLVQEFNASRNNG